Proteins encoded by one window of Synechococcus sp. WH 7805:
- a CDS encoding phycobilisome linker polypeptide produces MRLFKVTACIPSPEKVRTQRELQNTFFTKWVPYDSWFAEQQRIQKQGGRIIKVELCTGSRQVNVGN; encoded by the coding sequence ATGCGGTTGTTCAAAGTCACTGCCTGCATTCCAAGCCCTGAGAAGGTTCGGACCCAGCGCGAATTACAGAACACCTTCTTCACCAAGTGGGTTCCCTACGACAGCTGGTTCGCTGAACAACAGCGGATCCAAAAACAAGGTGGACGAATCATCAAGGTTGAGCTCTGCACTGGCTCACGCCAGGTGAACGTAGGGAACTGA
- a CDS encoding P-II family nitrogen regulator, whose translation MKKVEAIIRPFKLEDVKLALVNAGIVGMTVSEVRGFGRQKGQVERYRGSEFTVEFLQKLKVEVVVDDARVDTVVTAIAEAAKTGEIGDGKIFISSVETVVRIRTGDRDGAAL comes from the coding sequence ATGAAAAAAGTCGAAGCCATTATTCGCCCATTCAAGCTTGAGGATGTGAAGCTCGCTTTGGTCAATGCGGGAATTGTCGGCATGACTGTGAGTGAAGTGCGCGGATTTGGTCGGCAGAAGGGGCAGGTCGAGCGCTATCGGGGTTCCGAGTTCACTGTTGAATTTCTTCAGAAGCTCAAGGTTGAAGTGGTCGTTGACGACGCAAGGGTGGACACGGTCGTGACCGCCATCGCTGAAGCCGCGAAAACTGGCGAGATCGGCGATGGAAAAATCTTCATCTCTTCCGTTGAAACAGTGGTTCGAATCCGGACCGGCGACCGTGACGGGGCTGCACTCTGA
- the queF gene encoding preQ(1) synthase, which produces MGASPAETTRTPLYGERAIAEAQLICFDNPRPGRPYEVSIELPEFTCLCPFSGYPDFAVLRLLYQPGPRVIELKAIKLYVNGYRDRSISHEEVANRILDDLVSACDPVWMQLEADFYPRGNVHTVVRVSHGTRQAC; this is translated from the coding sequence ATGGGCGCATCTCCTGCAGAAACGACCCGAACTCCTCTCTATGGCGAGCGAGCGATTGCCGAGGCCCAGTTGATCTGCTTCGACAACCCTCGGCCTGGTAGGCCCTATGAGGTCTCGATTGAATTGCCTGAATTCACTTGCCTCTGTCCTTTTTCGGGGTATCCAGATTTCGCTGTTTTGAGGCTTCTCTACCAGCCTGGCCCACGCGTCATTGAGCTGAAGGCGATCAAGCTGTATGTGAACGGTTACCGCGATCGCTCCATCTCCCATGAAGAGGTGGCCAACCGGATCCTTGATGATCTGGTGTCAGCCTGCGACCCGGTTTGGATGCAGCTTGAAGCTGATTTCTATCCAAGAGGCAATGTCCATACCGTGGTGCGTGTCAGCCATGGGACACGTCAAGCCTGTTGA
- a CDS encoding FtsW/RodA/SpoVE family cell cycle protein: MSRRSRSSRSGSVRTRQIPEQDSRSFWERHLPLDWSSWPAEARLLLTLTAIWSLAGLLVLASASWWVAVREQGEGAYYVKRQLVWMAASWSLMAFTASTNLRRWLKLAGPALWIGCLLIAATLVMGTTVNGASRWLVVGPVQIQPSELVKPFVVLQAANLFAHWKRTGLDQKLLWLSSFAVLVLLILKQPNLSTAALSGLLIWLMAFSAGLPLFLLFGTAIAGGFLGTASILINEYQRLRVVSFLNPWQDPQGDGYQLIQSLLAIGSGGLFGQGFGLSTQKMQYLPIQSTDFIFAVYAEEFGLVGSLLLLLFLMLIGYLGLRVAMRCRSNQARLVAIGCSTLLVGQSIMNVAVASGAMPTTGLPLPLMSYGGNSLLSSFVIVGLLIRCSLESTGLIGGRGQRATSRSLQRH, encoded by the coding sequence ATGTCAAGGAGGAGTCGATCCTCACGATCGGGCAGCGTTAGGACACGCCAGATCCCCGAACAAGATTCAAGGTCGTTCTGGGAACGCCATCTCCCCCTCGATTGGTCGTCATGGCCCGCTGAAGCACGGCTCCTACTGACTCTGACTGCAATCTGGAGCCTCGCAGGCCTGCTGGTACTTGCCTCGGCCAGCTGGTGGGTTGCAGTGCGTGAGCAGGGTGAAGGTGCCTATTACGTCAAACGCCAACTGGTGTGGATGGCCGCCAGCTGGAGTCTGATGGCGTTCACAGCATCCACCAATCTCAGACGCTGGCTCAAGTTGGCCGGACCTGCCCTCTGGATTGGATGCCTACTGATCGCTGCAACGCTGGTGATGGGAACCACAGTGAATGGCGCAAGTCGTTGGCTCGTGGTTGGCCCCGTCCAGATCCAGCCATCCGAACTCGTCAAGCCTTTTGTGGTGCTGCAAGCCGCCAACCTCTTCGCGCACTGGAAACGCACGGGCCTGGATCAAAAGCTGTTGTGGCTCAGCAGTTTTGCAGTGTTAGTCCTTCTGATCCTCAAACAACCAAACCTGAGCACGGCAGCCCTGAGCGGACTGTTGATCTGGTTAATGGCATTCTCAGCGGGCCTTCCACTGTTTCTACTGTTCGGAACAGCGATCGCAGGAGGCTTTCTAGGGACAGCAAGCATTCTGATCAACGAATATCAACGCCTGAGGGTGGTTTCCTTCTTAAATCCTTGGCAGGACCCCCAGGGTGATGGCTATCAGTTGATCCAGAGCCTCTTAGCGATTGGGTCAGGAGGGTTGTTCGGGCAAGGGTTCGGCCTCTCCACACAAAAAATGCAATATCTGCCGATTCAGAGCACAGATTTCATCTTTGCTGTCTATGCCGAGGAATTCGGGCTCGTCGGCTCGCTGCTTCTTCTGCTCTTTCTGATGCTGATCGGCTACCTGGGCCTTCGCGTGGCAATGCGCTGCCGCAGCAATCAGGCGCGTCTCGTCGCCATTGGCTGTTCCACTCTGCTTGTCGGCCAGTCGATCATGAATGTGGCTGTAGCCTCCGGGGCCATGCCAACAACAGGCCTGCCTCTTCCCCTGATGAGTTACGGGGGGAACTCGCTGCTGTCGAGCTTCGTAATCGTGGGACTACTCATCCGCTGTTCGCTGGAATCCACCGGGCTGATCGGAGGCCGCGGTCAAAGAGCAACGAGCAGGTCTCTTCAGCGGCATTGA
- the fumC gene encoding class II fumarate hydratase: protein MTNPTRIEHDSMGTVHVPEQALWGAQTQRSLKNFAIAEDRIPTPLIHALARIKQAAAIVNARHGLISNDQCDLIVEAAAAIAEGRHDAQFPLRVWQTGSGTQTNMNLNEVISNLASLRAGEALGSHRPIHPNDHVNRSQSTNDAFPAAIHVAAAEGISRRLQPELQQLKEAFATKANDWASIVKIGRTHLQDAVPLTLGQEASAWRDQIGTAARRIDTSLEEILPLPLGGTAVGTGLNAPEGFSVEAAAELKRLTGLPFSTAPNKFAVMASHDGLVNTMGQLRLLAVSLLKIANDIRLLACGPRAGLAELHLPENEPGSSIMPGKVNPTQCEAMAMVCTQVIGLDVAVAMAGAGGHLQMNVYKPLIGFNLLQSITLLTDACHCFRVAMVQGIEPNRTRIQRDVEQSLMLVTPLTQVIGYDKASAIAKYAHEQGIDLRSAALDLGYVSAEEFDRVVDPASMASP from the coding sequence ATGACCAATCCGACGCGCATCGAACACGACAGCATGGGGACCGTGCATGTTCCTGAGCAGGCGTTATGGGGTGCTCAGACCCAGCGCTCCTTAAAGAATTTCGCCATCGCCGAGGATCGGATCCCCACCCCACTGATTCATGCGCTCGCTCGCATCAAGCAGGCAGCGGCGATCGTGAATGCGCGACATGGTCTGATCAGCAACGACCAATGTGACTTAATTGTTGAAGCCGCGGCCGCAATCGCCGAAGGGCGCCACGACGCTCAATTCCCTCTGAGGGTCTGGCAAACCGGCAGCGGCACGCAGACCAACATGAACCTCAACGAGGTGATCAGCAATCTGGCATCGCTGCGTGCTGGGGAGGCTCTCGGCAGCCATCGGCCCATCCATCCGAATGATCACGTCAACCGTTCCCAGTCCACGAACGATGCCTTTCCGGCCGCCATCCATGTGGCAGCAGCTGAAGGGATCAGCCGCCGCCTTCAACCTGAACTGCAACAGCTGAAAGAGGCCTTTGCCACCAAAGCGAACGACTGGGCATCCATCGTGAAGATCGGCCGCACCCACCTTCAGGATGCAGTGCCGCTCACACTCGGCCAGGAAGCATCCGCCTGGAGAGATCAGATCGGAACCGCAGCGCGACGCATCGACACCAGCCTGGAGGAAATCCTGCCTCTGCCCCTGGGAGGCACAGCGGTGGGAACCGGGCTCAACGCCCCCGAAGGCTTTTCCGTCGAGGCGGCAGCGGAGCTCAAGCGGCTCACAGGCCTCCCCTTCAGCACAGCCCCCAACAAGTTCGCCGTGATGGCCAGCCACGATGGACTCGTCAACACCATGGGACAACTCAGGCTTTTGGCCGTCAGCCTGCTCAAGATTGCCAATGACATCCGCCTGCTGGCCTGCGGTCCAAGAGCCGGGCTCGCCGAACTGCATCTTCCGGAGAACGAGCCTGGGAGTTCGATCATGCCGGGCAAGGTAAATCCCACCCAGTGCGAAGCGATGGCGATGGTCTGCACCCAGGTGATCGGCCTTGACGTGGCGGTAGCGATGGCCGGTGCAGGTGGTCATCTGCAGATGAATGTGTACAAACCGCTGATCGGCTTCAACCTGCTGCAGTCCATCACCCTGCTCACTGATGCCTGTCACTGTTTTCGGGTGGCCATGGTTCAAGGGATTGAACCCAACCGCACCCGCATCCAGAGAGATGTGGAACAGTCTCTAATGCTCGTCACCCCGCTCACCCAGGTGATTGGATACGACAAAGCCAGCGCGATTGCCAAGTACGCGCACGAACAGGGGATAGACCTCAGGAGTGCAGCACTCGACCTGGGTTACGTCAGTGCTGAAGAATTCGATCGCGTCGTCGACCCTGCCTCCATGGCCTCTCCATAG
- a CDS encoding allophycocyanin subunit alpha: MSIVSNSIINADAEARYLSPGELDQIKAFVGGGQRRLRVAQVLSESRERIVKTAGGQLFQKRPDVISPGGNAYGEEMTATCLRDMDYYLRLVTYGVVAGDVTPIEEIGVIGARELYRSLGTPLEAMAEAVREMKTVAMGILSGADAEEAGFYFDYVVGALA, translated from the coding sequence ATGAGCATCGTCTCCAACTCGATCATCAACGCGGACGCCGAAGCCCGCTATCTGAGTCCAGGAGAACTGGACCAGATCAAGGCCTTCGTCGGCGGCGGACAACGACGTTTACGTGTCGCTCAGGTTCTCAGCGAGAGTCGTGAGCGCATCGTGAAAACCGCTGGCGGCCAGCTGTTTCAGAAGCGTCCCGACGTGATCTCCCCCGGAGGCAATGCCTACGGCGAGGAGATGACCGCAACCTGTTTGCGGGACATGGATTACTACTTGCGCCTTGTTACCTACGGGGTTGTCGCAGGTGATGTGACCCCGATCGAAGAAATCGGAGTGATCGGCGCCCGCGAGCTCTACCGCTCCCTGGGTACCCCTCTCGAAGCCATGGCTGAAGCGGTCCGTGAAATGAAGACCGTCGCCATGGGCATCCTCAGTGGTGCCGACGCCGAGGAAGCTGGCTTCTACTTCGACTACGTGGTCGGCGCCCTCGCCTGA
- the purB gene encoding adenylosuccinate lyase, translating into MIERYTLPEMGAIWTDRAKYQSWLDVEVAACEANCSLGRVPEPAMEEIRNKAAFEPERILEIEAEVRHDVIAFLTNVNEHVGDAGRYIHVGMTSSDVLDTGLALQLKASVVLLRQELMALDQAIAVLAKAHKSTVMIGRSHAIHGEPITFGFKLAGWLAETRRNAERLERLEQDVAVGQVSGAMGTYANTDPEVERLTCERLGLNPDTASTQVISRDRHADYIQTLALVGASLDRFATEIRNLQRTDVLEVEESFAKGQKGSSAMPHKRNPIRSERISGLARVLRSYVVAALENVALWHERDISHSSTERMMLPDCSVTLHFMLREMTAVVAGLGVYPDNMRRNMNVYGGVVFSQRVLLSLVDAGMSREDAYRVVQRNAHSAWNTEGGDFRANLGGDPEVTAKLSPQQLENCFSTELHQANLGVIWDRLKL; encoded by the coding sequence TTGATCGAGCGCTACACCCTGCCCGAGATGGGCGCGATCTGGACCGACCGTGCCAAATATCAGAGTTGGCTCGATGTGGAGGTCGCGGCCTGTGAAGCCAACTGCTCACTAGGGCGCGTCCCGGAGCCTGCAATGGAGGAGATCCGCAACAAAGCGGCCTTCGAACCGGAACGGATCCTCGAGATCGAAGCCGAGGTGCGTCACGACGTGATCGCGTTCCTCACCAATGTGAATGAGCATGTCGGGGATGCCGGGCGGTATATCCACGTGGGCATGACCAGCAGTGACGTACTGGATACCGGCTTAGCCCTTCAGCTCAAAGCTTCGGTGGTGCTGTTGAGACAGGAACTGATGGCCCTGGATCAGGCCATCGCCGTGCTGGCGAAAGCCCACAAGAGCACGGTGATGATCGGCCGCTCCCACGCGATTCATGGTGAACCCATCACCTTCGGCTTCAAGCTCGCAGGCTGGTTAGCAGAAACCCGTCGCAATGCTGAGCGACTCGAACGCCTCGAACAGGATGTGGCTGTGGGCCAGGTGAGTGGAGCCATGGGCACCTACGCGAACACCGACCCGGAGGTGGAACGACTCACCTGTGAACGTCTTGGCCTGAACCCCGACACGGCCAGCACGCAGGTGATCTCACGCGATCGTCATGCGGACTACATCCAGACCCTCGCTCTGGTGGGAGCAAGCCTCGACCGGTTTGCGACCGAAATCCGCAATCTCCAGCGCACCGATGTGCTCGAAGTGGAGGAAAGCTTCGCCAAGGGGCAGAAAGGCAGTTCAGCCATGCCTCACAAACGCAATCCGATCCGCAGTGAGCGCATCAGCGGCCTGGCCAGGGTACTGCGCAGTTATGTCGTCGCTGCACTTGAGAATGTTGCTCTTTGGCATGAACGGGACATCAGCCACAGCTCCACCGAACGGATGATGCTTCCGGACTGTTCGGTCACGCTGCATTTCATGCTCAGGGAGATGACGGCTGTGGTGGCCGGTCTTGGCGTTTACCCAGACAACATGCGCCGCAACATGAATGTTTATGGGGGTGTGGTGTTCAGCCAGCGAGTCCTGCTCAGCCTTGTCGATGCCGGAATGAGCCGGGAAGACGCCTACCGAGTGGTGCAGCGGAACGCACACAGCGCCTGGAATACCGAGGGGGGCGATTTCCGCGCCAACCTCGGCGGCGATCCTGAGGTCACCGCAAAACTCAGCCCCCAACAACTGGAGAACTGCTTCAGCACAGAGCTGCATCAAGCCAACCTGGGGGTGATCTGGGACCGGCTGAAGCTCTGA
- a CDS encoding cytochrome c biogenesis protein ResB, producing MRTLSRLLAILSDLRLAIVLLLLIAAASAVGTILPQQEAPELYLERFNSDPWLGVINGDQMLAFQLDHLYSSVWFLILLAWLGVALMLCSWRRQWPALQAAMRWIDYTRPRQLSKLALAETVSCESSDGALSSLASELKSQGWEVRQHQDRLAARRGVVGRVGPLLVHTGLVLLLIGAAWGALAGQRLERFLAPGRSLDLLDPAGANRLSLTLEQFSITRDPAGRPEQFQSTLTLSPPGKEEELRTISVNHPLRYQGMTVYQADWSLAAITVQIGRSPMLQLPLSTFPELGDQIWGLVLPTRPDGSEPVFLSTSSEQGPVQVFDANGALLSNLRPGGEGADVRGLPLRVIDILPASGLLLKRDPGVPLVYAGFAITLLGGALSMVATRQIWVISDSTHQRLHIGGLCNRNLLGFAAELPQLINRLDVSHG from the coding sequence ATGCGTACTTTGAGTCGCTTACTGGCGATCCTTTCGGATCTACGCCTGGCCATTGTTCTGCTGCTACTCATCGCGGCGGCGAGTGCTGTGGGGACGATCCTTCCTCAACAAGAAGCCCCTGAGCTTTATCTGGAACGGTTCAATTCCGATCCGTGGCTTGGAGTGATCAACGGTGACCAGATGCTGGCCTTTCAGCTGGATCATCTTTACTCAAGCGTGTGGTTTCTGATCTTGCTGGCCTGGCTCGGTGTGGCCCTGATGCTTTGCAGTTGGCGCAGGCAATGGCCGGCTTTACAAGCAGCGATGCGTTGGATCGATTACACCCGCCCGCGTCAGCTCAGCAAACTGGCCCTTGCGGAAACTGTCAGCTGTGAAAGCAGCGATGGAGCACTATCCAGCCTTGCTTCAGAGCTGAAATCACAGGGCTGGGAGGTCAGGCAGCATCAGGATCGCTTAGCAGCGCGCCGCGGCGTCGTGGGACGGGTCGGCCCTCTGCTAGTTCACACGGGCTTGGTGTTGTTGCTGATCGGCGCTGCCTGGGGAGCCCTCGCCGGTCAGCGTCTGGAACGTTTTCTGGCACCAGGACGCTCTCTGGATCTTCTCGATCCTGCAGGAGCCAATCGACTGAGCCTCACTCTCGAGCAATTTTCGATCACGCGTGACCCTGCCGGACGCCCCGAGCAGTTCCAGTCCACGCTGACCCTTTCACCACCGGGAAAGGAGGAAGAGCTCCGAACAATCAGCGTGAACCATCCACTCCGCTATCAGGGAATGACGGTGTACCAAGCCGACTGGTCCTTGGCAGCAATCACGGTGCAGATCGGCAGGAGTCCGATGCTGCAGCTCCCTCTCAGCACATTCCCGGAGCTGGGAGACCAGATTTGGGGACTTGTTCTACCGACGCGTCCGGACGGGAGTGAACCCGTCTTTTTAAGCACCAGCAGTGAGCAGGGTCCGGTGCAGGTCTTCGACGCGAACGGTGCACTTCTCAGCAATTTGAGACCCGGAGGCGAAGGAGCCGACGTGAGGGGTTTGCCCCTAAGGGTGATCGACATTCTTCCCGCAAGTGGTCTTTTGCTCAAACGTGACCCCGGCGTTCCCCTGGTCTATGCCGGCTTTGCCATCACGCTCCTGGGTGGAGCGCTCAGCATGGTTGCGACGCGTCAGATCTGGGTCATCAGCGACAGCACGCATCAGCGCCTGCATATCGGCGGGCTTTGCAATCGAAACCTGCTGGGTTTCGCAGCGGAACTGCCCCAACTGATCAACAGGCTTGACGTGTCCCATGGCTGA
- a CDS encoding DUF4278 domain-containing protein, whose protein sequence is MTMTTLQRTYRGIAYDPAQHEQLSDSRVEHTYRGSHYEAPLHHQAAESATVELHYRGSVYQHRQHQAKS, encoded by the coding sequence ATGACTATGACTACTCTTCAACGCACATACCGCGGCATCGCCTACGACCCAGCCCAGCACGAACAGCTGAGCGATAGCCGGGTGGAGCACACCTACCGCGGAAGCCACTACGAGGCTCCTCTGCACCACCAAGCCGCCGAGAGCGCCACGGTTGAACTGCACTACCGCGGCAGCGTCTACCAGCACAGACAGCACCAGGCCAAATCCTGA
- a CDS encoding cytochrome c biogenesis CcdA family protein gives MLNQALQQPGPLSLGIVLIGGALTSLGPCSLSLLPVTLAYLAGFEGRQAPWQRSLAFSAGIVVALVMLGSLSGLLGGIYGQVPGLIPTLVAGLAIVMGLNLLGMIRIPLPAGPDPMAWSKRVPAPLAPLAAGLAFGLAASPCTTPVLAVLLGWIASTGNVVVGILFLSSFGIGQVLPLLLAGSVAASLPKLMALRSVSQWIPSISGAVLITVGSLTLLSRLV, from the coding sequence CTGCTGAATCAAGCCCTGCAACAACCGGGCCCCCTGAGCCTCGGCATTGTTCTGATCGGTGGAGCCCTCACCAGCCTCGGCCCCTGCTCCCTCTCCCTTCTTCCGGTCACCCTCGCTTATCTGGCAGGTTTTGAAGGTCGACAAGCCCCATGGCAGCGCAGCCTGGCTTTTTCAGCCGGAATTGTTGTTGCGCTGGTGATGCTCGGAAGCCTCAGCGGTTTGTTGGGTGGAATCTATGGCCAGGTTCCTGGCCTGATCCCAACCTTGGTGGCGGGGCTGGCCATTGTGATGGGCCTCAATCTTCTGGGCATGATTCGAATTCCACTGCCCGCCGGACCTGACCCCATGGCCTGGAGCAAGCGGGTCCCCGCACCTCTGGCTCCCCTGGCAGCTGGTCTGGCCTTTGGCCTGGCGGCCTCGCCCTGCACAACCCCCGTTCTGGCCGTTCTGCTGGGCTGGATCGCGAGCACGGGCAATGTTGTTGTTGGCATTCTGTTCCTAAGCAGCTTCGGGATCGGCCAGGTCCTGCCCTTGCTGCTGGCAGGCAGCGTGGCAGCCTCCTTGCCGAAGTTGATGGCACTTCGGTCCGTGAGCCAATGGATCCCGAGCATCAGCGGAGCCGTGCTGATCACAGTGGGATCGCTCACGCTGCTTTCGCGACTGGTCTGA
- a CDS encoding TlyA family RNA methyltransferase → MTLFGFELCFYEAVPRKQRLDLHLLTLGLAASRQQAQQLIRAGKVRDRHGQRLEKPGFEVAEDMVVRVEQPPRFVSRGGEKLLAALLAFPLEVQGRVCVDGGISTGGFTDCLLQHGARRVYGIDVGYGQTAWSLRTDQRVVLQERTNLRRLIPEQLFAEDDPRPTLAVADVSFISLHLVLPALSGLLQVDDQGDRWCGCDAVLLVKPQFEVGRDRVGKGGVVRDPVAHCDAITHVIAAGNALDWRARGLVGSPITGPAGNHEYLLWLSGSGDPSVTRDVIEGEVTATLNR, encoded by the coding sequence ATGACTTTGTTCGGATTTGAACTCTGCTTTTATGAAGCTGTGCCCCGAAAACAACGGCTAGATCTGCATTTGCTGACGCTGGGCCTGGCGGCATCCCGTCAGCAGGCGCAACAGTTGATTCGTGCGGGGAAGGTGCGCGATCGCCATGGTCAGCGCTTGGAAAAACCCGGTTTTGAAGTGGCTGAAGACATGGTTGTTCGCGTGGAACAGCCGCCTCGATTTGTTTCACGGGGAGGGGAGAAACTTCTTGCCGCGCTGCTGGCTTTCCCCCTTGAGGTGCAGGGACGTGTGTGTGTGGACGGAGGAATTTCGACCGGTGGCTTCACCGATTGCCTTCTTCAGCATGGAGCTCGCCGTGTCTACGGGATCGATGTTGGGTATGGACAAACCGCCTGGAGCCTTCGCACCGATCAACGTGTGGTGTTGCAGGAACGCACCAATTTGCGACGTCTGATTCCGGAACAGCTCTTCGCTGAGGATGATCCCAGGCCCACACTCGCCGTGGCCGATGTCTCGTTCATCTCTCTACATCTTGTGCTTCCGGCTCTTTCCGGCCTGCTGCAGGTCGATGACCAAGGTGATCGGTGGTGTGGGTGTGATGCTGTACTGCTGGTGAAGCCGCAGTTTGAGGTAGGGCGGGACCGCGTGGGGAAAGGTGGCGTTGTTCGCGACCCAGTTGCGCATTGCGATGCCATTACCCATGTGATTGCCGCAGGCAATGCCCTGGACTGGAGGGCACGAGGGCTTGTGGGATCACCAATCACCGGACCTGCTGGTAATCACGAATATTTGTTGTGGCTGAGCGGCTCAGGTGATCCCTCGGTCACCCGTGATGTGATCGAGGGAGAGGTGACAGCAACGCTCAACCGTTAA
- the apcB gene encoding allophycocyanin subunit beta, protein MQDAITNVINKSDVQGLYLDTTSMSSLENYFASGELRVKAAATISANASSIIRDAVAKALLYSDITRPGGNMYTTRRYAACIRDLDYYLRYSTYAMLAGDTSILDERVLNGLKETYNSLGVPIGATVQAIQAMKEVTASLVGPDAGKEMGVYFDYICSGLGN, encoded by the coding sequence ATGCAAGACGCGATCACCAACGTCATCAACAAGTCCGATGTCCAGGGTCTTTACCTGGACACGACGTCCATGAGCAGCCTTGAGAACTATTTCGCCAGTGGTGAGCTGCGCGTCAAGGCTGCTGCCACCATCAGTGCCAACGCCTCATCGATCATTCGTGATGCGGTCGCCAAGGCGCTTCTGTATTCGGACATCACCCGTCCTGGTGGCAACATGTACACCACCCGTCGCTATGCAGCCTGCATCCGCGATTTGGATTACTACTTGCGCTATTCCACTTACGCCATGCTGGCTGGAGACACCTCCATCCTCGATGAGCGGGTGCTGAACGGTCTCAAAGAGACCTATAACTCTCTGGGAGTACCCATCGGAGCCACCGTCCAGGCCATTCAAGCCATGAAAGAGGTCACCGCCTCGCTCGTAGGCCCTGATGCTGGAAAGGAAATGGGTGTTTATTTCGACTACATCTGTTCCGGTCTCGGCAACTGA